A part of Curtobacterium sp. MCLR17_036 genomic DNA contains:
- a CDS encoding Ig-like domain-containing protein: MIRALLAKHRSAAVTTGVSVLVAAVVAGTAIVSTGYHTQRVDLGDGTVWVPSAEYGAVGRANTQVLQLNTAVETASDDLSVLQRGSTVYSVDETKGTVAKVDVAAATVGDAVTLPAGSPQVFLAGDTAVIGNAETGELWATPADQLEEFDASTKADLTLGADTVFDASDDHVAVYSAKTGTASLVDIGATLTVDRRWKVDAGRGDDFQVAAFGSHLAVLDRTSGTLTVDGDAVDLGDRVGSSPALQRSSDAGSDVTVAGTAGLARVTPSGRVDGTPLAVSGRAARPYVDGSCTYAAWAGGQAVDTCDGRALQRLASTGGTSEMQILHNGRTVVANDPSSGRSWAIDRSGQLIDNWSDLVEQDDQKQREQVSDEDPEVDKDQKPPVAVDDELGARPGRTTSLPVLLNDYDPNGDPIVVSEVGRLSDSAGRVAIVGDGQRLQVTLSSRASGTVSFQYTITDGNGGSDTATVRVSVRPESQNEAPRQVRDTSADVVQNGHVVTNVLGDWVDPDGDPVYLESATASDRDNASTTPDGLLDYRNDSGRTGERSVQVVVSDGRADGRGSATMRVAKQGSVPLRADPFPVSGYAGKAFSVDPLDHVRGGNGTVTLTSVSSASGLTVTPSYDAGTFRVLGAGAGDHQLEYTVTDGVKTSSGIVRVTILAPPDASTAPITTPKTVFVNTLSTKDTDVTATDIDPAGGVLMVSAIDAPQRSSGVQASILDQHTVRITLTAPLDGPVSFEYTETNGLASSTGTITVVEIPRPDRIQPPVAQPDSSTVRVGDVANIAVLDNDTQPEGEPLTLEPDLVQNVPGDGGLLFVSGDHLRYLAPKTPGNYTAVYRVAGPDGQHADASVSISVRERDAATNNPPVPPTVTARVVAGSSVRVSIPLNGVDPDGDSVQLVGVGSNPDKGSVSDVSKDSLTYQAGDYSAGTDEFTYTVVDALGARASGTVRVGIAPRAEQASNPVAQADHVTIRPGGSVTVRVMQNDSDPEGGQLTVTAAEPTADDVAAKILRKQQIRVTPPKTAKSGDYAVLYTVTNSSGGSSTAFLTVTVDEDAQPLRPEVDDTTLDLQDILHRQTVTVDVLENVFFAEGTSADLRVGLVDGYGDTARTTDDDRITVRLTDDSQVIPFSVARVDHPDIVSYGFINVPGFDDALPQINRSAGSITVKSEATVRIPLDDFVVTANGKTATITDRGTVKATHANGQRLVVDSSTLQFTSSKLYYGNASISFEVTDGSSANGGKGRVATLVLPITVTPRSNQPPAFTGSAVEMQPGERRTIDLTKLTDYPYPRDLPELRYSVVGRPADGVTASIAKQRLTIAVADTAKKNTTAAIGVGVTDDANAGRAGTVTVGIVGSTRPLVQPGADRSVTKRGATTTIDVLTNDQPTNPFPGQRLRVVNIRGLSGGLPSGVTVTPSEDRSRLQVRVSDTAKPVDAHLQYQVADATNDPNRYVWGDVTISVQDVPDAPGTPTRTGSYDGGQLSLTWAAPQGNNSPITGYRVVGTNGLTKNCGTSTVCQLTGIDPKASYRFQVVATNAIGDSKPSARSVSMSADYVPAPPKNITVSPSKSTPNQLDVAWTPVPAPKGGSAVDDYVVTVKGPGLSTMRRTGTATSTSFTGAESGAKYSVSVSARNDADRNGTVVQWNSGSGSGTAVGTPGKPSNVQAEAGAQADESGRSTVNVTWGPADAAGGSGLRYAAYRSADVDCKAPPSNSLGTSSPARDSGVGAGTTRYAVTVSNGYFCNVAYADAVTYERPTATGRAGVDVTKVGTNTWNVSVTASSRDAHHYQLETGGQTVSLRPGETWTGVPGSGARNVAVQLLVRACGGPGSSFCTSDDQSWTGTAAAYDTTATVTSAQEGQPLGVTGPSGTGVGVHFTAYWYLDEEGTVPALPRSAGWNAGEATPTPLSYAKSVKVRATLTLADGSNEAIGDASEAFPITPAPEPEPDPEPAPSDPVPSDPAAP, encoded by the coding sequence GTGATCCGCGCGCTCCTCGCGAAGCACCGATCGGCCGCCGTCACCACGGGTGTGTCCGTGCTCGTCGCCGCCGTGGTCGCCGGCACCGCGATCGTCTCGACCGGCTACCACACGCAGCGCGTGGACCTCGGCGACGGGACGGTCTGGGTGCCCTCGGCCGAGTACGGCGCGGTCGGTCGTGCGAACACCCAGGTGCTGCAGCTCAACACGGCCGTCGAGACCGCGAGCGACGACCTCTCGGTCCTGCAACGCGGCTCCACCGTCTACAGCGTCGACGAGACCAAGGGCACCGTCGCGAAGGTCGACGTCGCGGCCGCCACGGTCGGCGACGCCGTCACCCTGCCCGCCGGTTCGCCACAGGTCTTCCTGGCCGGGGACACCGCCGTCATCGGCAACGCCGAGACCGGCGAGCTCTGGGCGACACCGGCCGACCAGCTCGAGGAGTTCGACGCCTCCACCAAGGCCGACCTGACGCTCGGCGCCGACACCGTGTTCGACGCCTCGGACGACCACGTCGCCGTCTACTCGGCGAAGACCGGCACCGCCTCGCTCGTCGACATCGGTGCGACCCTGACCGTCGACCGCCGTTGGAAGGTCGACGCCGGTCGCGGCGACGACTTCCAGGTCGCCGCCTTCGGGTCGCACCTCGCCGTGCTCGACCGCACGAGCGGCACCCTGACGGTGGACGGCGACGCGGTCGACCTCGGCGACCGCGTGGGCTCGTCCCCGGCGCTGCAGCGGTCGTCGGACGCCGGCTCGGACGTCACGGTGGCCGGGACGGCCGGCCTGGCCCGGGTCACACCGTCCGGGCGGGTCGACGGCACGCCGCTGGCCGTGTCCGGCCGAGCCGCGCGGCCCTACGTCGACGGCAGCTGCACCTACGCCGCGTGGGCCGGCGGTCAGGCCGTGGACACCTGCGACGGCCGCGCGCTCCAGCGCCTGGCGAGCACCGGTGGGACGAGCGAGATGCAGATCCTCCACAACGGTCGGACGGTCGTCGCCAACGACCCGTCGAGCGGCCGGTCGTGGGCGATCGACCGCAGCGGGCAGCTCATCGACAACTGGTCCGACCTCGTCGAGCAGGACGACCAGAAGCAGCGCGAGCAGGTCTCCGACGAGGACCCCGAGGTCGACAAGGACCAGAAGCCGCCGGTGGCGGTGGACGACGAGCTGGGCGCTCGTCCGGGACGCACCACGAGCCTCCCGGTCCTGCTCAACGACTACGACCCGAACGGCGACCCGATCGTGGTGAGCGAGGTCGGACGGCTCTCGGACTCCGCCGGCCGCGTCGCGATCGTCGGCGACGGCCAACGTCTGCAGGTGACGCTGTCGTCGCGTGCCTCCGGGACCGTGTCGTTCCAGTACACGATCACCGACGGCAACGGCGGTTCCGACACCGCGACCGTCCGCGTCAGCGTCCGGCCCGAGTCGCAGAACGAGGCTCCGCGCCAGGTGCGCGACACCTCGGCGGACGTCGTGCAGAACGGGCACGTCGTGACGAACGTGCTCGGCGACTGGGTCGACCCCGACGGCGACCCCGTCTACCTCGAGTCGGCGACGGCGTCCGACCGCGACAACGCGTCGACCACGCCGGACGGCCTGCTCGACTACCGCAACGACAGCGGCAGGACCGGCGAGCGGTCGGTGCAGGTCGTCGTCAGCGACGGGCGTGCGGACGGCCGCGGCTCGGCGACGATGCGGGTCGCGAAGCAGGGCAGCGTGCCGCTCCGCGCCGACCCCTTCCCGGTGAGCGGGTACGCGGGCAAGGCGTTCAGCGTCGACCCGCTCGACCACGTGCGCGGCGGCAACGGCACCGTGACCCTCACCAGCGTGTCCTCGGCGTCCGGTCTGACGGTGACCCCGAGCTACGACGCCGGCACCTTCCGCGTGCTCGGCGCCGGTGCGGGTGACCACCAGCTCGAGTACACGGTGACCGACGGTGTGAAGACGTCGAGCGGCATCGTGCGGGTGACGATCCTCGCGCCGCCGGACGCCTCGACCGCCCCCATCACGACACCGAAGACGGTGTTCGTGAACACGCTGTCGACGAAGGACACCGACGTCACCGCGACCGACATCGACCCGGCCGGCGGCGTGCTCATGGTGAGCGCCATCGACGCGCCGCAGCGGTCGAGCGGCGTGCAGGCGAGCATCCTCGACCAGCACACCGTGCGCATCACCCTGACGGCGCCGCTCGACGGGCCGGTGTCCTTCGAGTACACCGAGACGAACGGCCTGGCGTCGTCCACCGGCACGATCACCGTCGTCGAGATCCCCCGACCGGACCGCATCCAGCCGCCGGTGGCGCAGCCCGACAGCAGCACGGTCCGGGTGGGCGACGTCGCGAACATCGCCGTCCTCGACAACGACACCCAGCCCGAGGGCGAGCCGCTGACGCTCGAGCCGGACCTGGTGCAGAACGTGCCCGGCGACGGCGGTCTGCTCTTCGTCTCCGGCGACCACCTGCGCTACCTGGCCCCGAAGACCCCCGGCAACTACACGGCCGTGTACCGCGTCGCCGGTCCGGACGGCCAGCACGCCGATGCGTCCGTCTCGATCTCGGTCCGCGAGCGCGACGCCGCCACGAACAACCCGCCGGTCCCGCCGACGGTGACCGCGCGCGTCGTCGCGGGGTCCTCGGTGCGGGTGTCGATCCCGCTGAACGGCGTCGACCCGGACGGCGACTCGGTGCAGCTCGTCGGCGTCGGGTCCAACCCGGACAAGGGCTCGGTGAGCGACGTCTCGAAGGACTCGCTGACCTACCAGGCGGGTGACTACTCGGCCGGCACCGACGAGTTCACCTACACGGTCGTCGACGCACTCGGCGCCCGTGCGAGCGGAACCGTGCGCGTCGGGATCGCGCCGCGCGCCGAGCAGGCGTCGAACCCCGTCGCCCAGGCCGACCACGTGACCATCCGTCCCGGCGGGTCGGTGACCGTCCGGGTGATGCAGAACGACTCCGACCCCGAGGGCGGGCAGCTCACCGTCACCGCGGCGGAGCCCACCGCCGACGACGTCGCGGCGAAGATCCTGCGGAAGCAGCAGATCCGGGTGACCCCGCCGAAGACGGCGAAGTCCGGCGACTACGCCGTGCTGTACACGGTCACCAACAGCAGCGGCGGTTCGAGCACGGCGTTCCTGACCGTCACGGTGGACGAGGACGCCCAGCCGCTGCGACCCGAGGTGGACGACACCACGCTCGACCTGCAGGACATCCTGCACCGCCAGACCGTGACGGTCGACGTGCTCGAGAACGTCTTCTTCGCCGAGGGCACCTCGGCCGACCTCCGGGTGGGGCTGGTCGACGGCTACGGCGACACCGCCCGCACCACGGACGACGACCGGATCACCGTCCGGCTCACCGACGACTCGCAGGTGATCCCGTTCTCGGTGGCCCGGGTCGACCACCCGGACATCGTGTCCTACGGCTTCATCAACGTGCCGGGCTTCGACGACGCACTGCCGCAGATCAACCGCAGCGCGGGGTCGATCACGGTGAAGAGCGAGGCGACCGTGCGGATCCCGCTCGACGACTTCGTGGTGACCGCGAACGGCAAGACCGCGACGATCACCGACCGCGGTACGGTCAAGGCGACCCACGCGAACGGGCAGCGCCTGGTCGTCGACTCGTCGACCCTGCAGTTCACGTCGTCGAAGCTGTACTACGGCAACGCCTCCATCTCGTTCGAGGTCACGGACGGCTCGTCGGCGAACGGCGGCAAGGGACGCGTCGCGACCCTCGTGCTGCCCATCACCGTGACGCCCCGGTCGAACCAGCCGCCGGCGTTCACCGGCTCCGCCGTCGAGATGCAGCCGGGGGAGCGCCGCACCATCGACCTGACGAAGCTCACCGACTACCCGTACCCGCGGGACCTGCCCGAGCTGCGGTACTCGGTCGTCGGGCGTCCGGCGGACGGCGTCACCGCGAGCATCGCGAAGCAGCGGCTGACCATCGCCGTCGCCGACACGGCCAAGAAGAACACGACGGCCGCCATCGGGGTGGGCGTGACCGACGACGCGAACGCCGGGCGCGCGGGGACCGTCACGGTCGGCATCGTCGGGTCGACCCGACCGCTCGTCCAGCCGGGCGCGGACCGGTCCGTCACGAAGCGCGGCGCGACGACCACCATCGACGTCCTGACGAACGACCAGCCGACCAACCCGTTCCCCGGGCAGCGGCTGCGCGTGGTGAACATCCGCGGTCTGTCCGGCGGCCTGCCGAGCGGTGTGACCGTCACACCGAGCGAGGACCGCTCCCGGCTCCAGGTCCGTGTCTCGGACACGGCGAAGCCCGTCGACGCGCACCTGCAGTACCAGGTCGCAGACGCGACGAACGACCCGAACCGGTACGTCTGGGGCGACGTCACGATCTCGGTGCAGGACGTCCCCGACGCCCCCGGCACGCCGACCCGCACGGGGTCGTACGACGGTGGCCAGCTCTCGCTCACCTGGGCCGCACCGCAGGGCAACAACTCGCCGATCACGGGCTACCGCGTCGTCGGGACGAACGGGCTCACGAAGAACTGCGGGACGTCGACGGTCTGCCAGCTGACCGGGATCGACCCGAAGGCGTCGTACCGCTTCCAGGTCGTCGCGACGAACGCCATCGGCGACTCGAAGCCGTCGGCGCGGTCCGTCTCGATGAGCGCCGACTACGTGCCGGCGCCGCCGAAGAACATCACGGTCTCACCGAGCAAGAGCACCCCGAACCAGCTCGACGTCGCATGGACGCCGGTGCCAGCACCGAAGGGCGGCAGCGCGGTCGACGACTACGTCGTGACGGTCAAGGGGCCGGGCCTGTCCACGATGCGCCGCACCGGGACCGCGACGAGCACCTCGTTCACCGGCGCCGAGAGCGGTGCGAAGTACTCCGTCTCGGTCTCCGCGCGCAACGACGCGGACCGCAACGGCACCGTGGTGCAGTGGAACTCCGGCTCGGGGTCGGGCACGGCGGTCGGGACGCCCGGCAAGCCGTCGAACGTGCAGGCCGAGGCCGGTGCACAGGCGGACGAGTCCGGTCGGTCGACGGTGAACGTCACCTGGGGTCCGGCGGACGCCGCCGGGGGATCGGGGCTGCGGTACGCGGCGTACCGCTCCGCCGACGTCGACTGCAAGGCGCCGCCGTCGAACTCGCTCGGCACCAGCAGCCCGGCTCGGGACTCCGGGGTCGGCGCCGGGACCACGCGGTACGCGGTGACCGTCTCGAACGGCTACTTCTGCAACGTGGCGTACGCAGACGCGGTGACGTACGAACGCCCGACCGCCACCGGGCGCGCCGGCGTCGACGTGACGAAGGTCGGGACGAACACGTGGAACGTCAGCGTCACCGCGTCGTCCCGTGACGCGCACCACTACCAGCTCGAGACCGGCGGCCAGACGGTGTCGTTGCGACCAGGCGAGACGTGGACCGGTGTCCCCGGCTCGGGTGCGCGCAACGTCGCCGTGCAGCTGCTCGTCCGCGCCTGCGGTGGGCCCGGCAGCTCGTTCTGCACGAGCGACGACCAGTCCTGGACGGGGACGGCTGCCGCGTACGACACGACCGCGACCGTCACCTCGGCGCAGGAGGGACAGCCGCTCGGGGTCACCGGGCCGAGCGGTACCGGCGTCGGTGTGCACTTCACGGCGTACTGGTACCTCGACGAAGAGGGCACCGTCCCCGCCCTGCCGCGGTCTGCGGGATGGAACGCGGGCGAGGCGACCCCGACCCCGCTCTCGTACGCGAAGTCCGTGAAGGTGCGTGCGACACTGACGCTCGCGGACGGGTCGAACGAGGCCATCGGCGATGCATCGGAGGCGTTCCCGATCACGCCGGCACCCGAACCGGAGCCCGACCCCGAGCCCGCCCCGTCCGACCCCGTCCCGTCCGATCCCGCGGCCCCCTGA
- a CDS encoding serine/threonine-protein kinase — MARRLPSNPPVIGGFSPVHVLGSGGFADVFLYEQDMPRRQVAVKVLLDEVVDDRVRQMFQAEANLMARLSTHPSILTVFQASVAADGRPYLVMELCSSSLSERYRREPIPVSEVLSIGIRIGSALETAHREGVLHRDIKPSNILLTAYGNPVLSDFGIAATIGGTDPDEPVGMSIPWSAPEVLIDESRGTIQSEVYSLAATVYSLLAGRSPFEIRGGKNGANDLMHRIDKGGVKPTGRTDVPPSLERLLATALSRKAQARPATVIEFVRGLQQVEAELGIPQTPADVAVEAWAVASPTPAGERTTVRQLQAPARVGGRRRTRRPVQGGMVAGGAQSVGTVHRTGSVTRTRRRTRSTLLWATSLTVVVVAALAVATVVVVSRLGTGAIPVVADVRASTSASAVSFSWADPGLRTGDTYVISSNGSSSQQSGTTFVVSGERGEEQCIAVAVNRDGKTGAASAQKCATIGSAG, encoded by the coding sequence ATGGCGCGACGCCTGCCGTCCAACCCGCCCGTCATCGGCGGCTTCAGCCCCGTGCACGTGCTCGGCTCCGGTGGCTTCGCCGACGTCTTCCTGTACGAGCAGGACATGCCGCGCCGACAGGTCGCCGTGAAGGTGCTCCTCGACGAGGTCGTCGACGACCGCGTGCGGCAGATGTTCCAGGCCGAGGCGAACCTCATGGCCCGGCTCAGCACGCACCCGTCGATCCTCACCGTCTTCCAGGCGAGCGTGGCCGCGGACGGCCGCCCGTACCTCGTCATGGAGCTCTGCTCGTCCTCGCTCAGCGAGCGGTACCGACGTGAGCCGATCCCGGTGTCCGAGGTCCTGTCCATCGGCATCCGCATCGGGTCGGCGCTCGAGACGGCGCACCGCGAGGGTGTGCTGCACCGGGACATCAAGCCCTCGAACATCCTGCTCACGGCGTACGGCAACCCGGTGCTGTCCGACTTCGGCATCGCCGCGACCATCGGCGGGACCGACCCCGACGAACCGGTCGGCATGTCCATCCCGTGGTCGGCGCCCGAGGTGCTCATCGACGAGTCCCGCGGCACGATCCAGTCCGAGGTCTACTCCCTCGCCGCCACCGTCTACTCGTTGCTCGCCGGCCGCAGCCCGTTCGAGATCCGCGGCGGCAAGAACGGCGCGAACGACCTGATGCACCGGATCGACAAGGGCGGCGTCAAGCCGACGGGACGCACCGACGTGCCGCCGTCGCTCGAGCGGCTGCTCGCGACGGCCCTGTCCCGCAAGGCGCAGGCGCGCCCCGCGACGGTCATCGAGTTCGTCCGCGGCCTGCAGCAGGTCGAGGCCGAGCTCGGGATCCCGCAGACCCCTGCCGACGTCGCGGTCGAGGCGTGGGCGGTGGCGTCGCCGACGCCCGCCGGTGAACGCACGACGGTGCGGCAACTGCAGGCACCCGCACGGGTCGGCGGTCGGCGTCGCACCCGTCGTCCGGTCCAGGGCGGGATGGTCGCCGGTGGCGCGCAGAGCGTCGGGACCGTGCACCGGACCGGTTCCGTCACCCGCACCCGTCGCCGCACGCGCTCGACGCTCCTCTGGGCGACGTCGCTCACCGTCGTGGTCGTCGCGGCCCTCGCCGTCGCGACGGTCGTCGTGGTCAGCCGTCTCGGCACCGGGGCGATCCCGGTCGTGGCCGACGTGCGGGCATCGACCTCGGCCAGTGCGGTCTCGTTCTCGTGGGCCGACCCGGGCCTGCGCACCGGTGACACGTACGTCATCTCGTCGAACGGGTCCTCGAGCCAGCAGTCCGGCACGACGTTCGTCGTCTCGGGGGAGCGTGGCGAGGAGCAGTGCATCGCGGTCGCCGTGAACCGCGACGGCAAGACCGGCGCAGCGAGTGCGCAGAAGTGCGCGACGATCGGGAGCGCCGGGTGA
- a CDS encoding protein phosphatase 2C domain-containing protein translates to MTELGRAATAHAIDVPGADGATLTLSWGASTDVGRRRDHNEDSYIVGAPFFVVADGMGGHLAGDRASDAVVRRLEQVTTDPFTTRQGIQRALLLATADIERAAGGNAIGAGTTVTGIALVASLGQPAALVFNVGDSRTYRIEGGVLRRVTVDHSVVQEMVDAGLLRAEDAERHPDSNVITRAVGFGEPPAPDWWTLPLRAGDRYIVCSDGLTKELGDAGIARIAARESDAQQLAERLVGDAVVAGGRDNVTVVVLQVDGAPDDGDLEDTLPRH, encoded by the coding sequence GTGACCGAACTCGGCCGAGCAGCCACTGCGCACGCCATCGACGTCCCCGGTGCCGACGGCGCCACCCTCACCCTGTCGTGGGGAGCCTCGACCGACGTCGGGAGACGGCGTGACCACAACGAGGACAGCTACATCGTCGGTGCCCCCTTCTTCGTCGTCGCGGACGGCATGGGCGGTCACCTGGCCGGTGACCGGGCGAGCGACGCCGTGGTGCGGCGCCTCGAGCAGGTGACGACCGACCCGTTCACGACGCGGCAGGGCATCCAGCGGGCGTTGCTCCTGGCGACCGCCGACATCGAGCGGGCCGCGGGCGGCAACGCCATCGGCGCGGGGACGACCGTCACCGGCATCGCCCTCGTGGCCTCGCTCGGGCAGCCCGCCGCGCTGGTGTTCAACGTCGGCGACTCCCGGACCTACCGCATCGAGGGCGGCGTGCTCCGTCGCGTCACGGTCGACCACTCGGTCGTGCAGGAGATGGTGGACGCCGGTCTGCTCCGCGCCGAGGACGCCGAACGACACCCCGACAGCAACGTCATCACCCGCGCGGTGGGCTTCGGCGAACCGCCGGCACCCGACTGGTGGACGCTCCCGCTGCGGGCCGGCGATCGCTACATCGTGTGCTCGGACGGGCTCACCAAGGAGCTCGGCGACGCCGGCATCGCGCGGATCGCAGCCCGCGAATCCGACGCGCAGCAGCTCGCGGAGCGCCTGGTCGGCGACGCGGTCGTCGCCGGGGGACGCGACAACGTCACGGTGGTCGTCCTGCAGGTCGACGGTGCCCCCGACGACGGTGACCTCGAGGACACGCTGCCCCGGCACTGA
- a CDS encoding FHA domain-containing protein produces the protein MDATTWEGLRLRDDDDGFEDIEDTVIRRPRAALSSDRVAAALDDTVIRGRTDDGAAVDDTVVRPGPSVPAMPGASAGVDDDVLGDTVLRPALGLRPVSGSSDGVDGDALGDTVLRPVSHVRPAPGPSDDVDGDPLGDTVLRPASALPPLPPLPPQPGASDGVDDPHGDTVVRRLPPVPGASPDAHDDPFGDTVIRPLPPVPGLGVGGAPARGAPDAADSDATGTNATDTDATDTDATDTDATDTDAADTDAEATVVRAPGRPPTRPGAAGGAAPGLPSAPTERTAKVPSIRIGDQLFRLDHPVVIGRRPSLPRITRGPEPELVTVRSVHGQVSSSHVRLHAEGEAVVVQDLRSTNGTVVRPAGAPAYRMPSGASIVALTGTVVEIGDGNAIEVLSPYLRVAPTADGSAPVPPWPSDQQAHGTPRPTRERS, from the coding sequence GTGGACGCAACCACTTGGGAAGGGCTCCGGTTGCGCGACGACGACGACGGCTTCGAGGACATCGAGGACACCGTCATCCGGCGACCCCGTGCGGCGCTCAGCAGCGACCGCGTCGCAGCGGCACTCGACGACACCGTCATCCGCGGCCGTACCGACGACGGCGCCGCGGTCGACGACACGGTCGTCCGGCCCGGGCCCTCGGTCCCTGCGATGCCCGGGGCGTCGGCAGGCGTCGATGACGATGTGCTCGGCGACACGGTCCTCCGGCCGGCGTTGGGGCTCCGACCGGTGTCCGGCTCCTCGGACGGCGTCGACGGGGACGCCCTCGGCGACACGGTCCTCCGGCCGGTGTCGCATGTGCGACCGGCGCCCGGCCCGTCCGACGACGTCGACGGCGACCCCCTCGGCGACACGGTCCTCCGACCGGCGTCCGCGCTGCCGCCGCTGCCGCCGCTGCCGCCGCAACCCGGTGCGTCGGACGGCGTCGACGACCCGCACGGGGACACGGTCGTCCGCCGCCTGCCTCCGGTGCCCGGTGCGTCGCCCGACGCGCACGACGACCCGTTCGGCGACACGGTCATCCGGCCCCTGCCGCCCGTCCCGGGCCTCGGCGTCGGCGGTGCGCCGGCCCGGGGCGCACCCGATGCGGCGGACAGCGACGCAACGGGCACCAACGCGACGGACACTGACGCGACGGACACCGACGCGACGGACACGGACGCGACGGACACCGACGCGGCGGACACCGATGCCGAGGCCACGGTCGTCCGCGCCCCGGGCCGACCACCCACGCGACCGGGCGCCGCCGGCGGAGCCGCACCGGGCCTCCCGTCCGCTCCGACGGAACGCACGGCGAAGGTGCCGTCGATCCGGATCGGCGACCAGCTCTTCCGCCTCGACCACCCCGTGGTCATCGGACGACGGCCGTCGCTGCCGCGGATCACCCGCGGGCCGGAACCCGAGCTGGTGACCGTGCGCTCCGTGCACGGGCAGGTCTCGTCGTCGCACGTCCGACTGCACGCCGAGGGCGAGGCCGTCGTCGTGCAGGACCTCCGGTCGACGAACGGCACCGTCGTCCGTCCGGCCGGCGCACCCGCGTACCGCATGCCGTCGGGTGCGTCGATCGTCGCGCTGACGGGTACGGTAGTCGAGATCGGTGACGGCAACGCCATCGAGGTCCTCTCGCCGTACCTCCGGGTCGCACCGACGGCGGACGGGTCCGCTCCGGTTCCCCCGTGGCCCTCCGATCAGCAAGCACACGGCACGCCCCGACCCACCAGAGAGCGATCCTGA
- the yaaA gene encoding peroxide stress protein YaaA has product MTGLTVLLPPSETKREGGDRTRTLDLRALSFPELIGERAAVITAARSVSSEESSARTALKLGPKSVGERLRNLELETSGTMPAIERYTGVLYDPLGAVDAAEATRNWWAEHVVVQSAMFGPIGAGDRIPAYRLSHDSRLGALRLATHWPAASSRALVQRGDGLVLDLRSEGYRKLGPVPGAVAPRVVSVDGTRRRRALNHWNKTAKGRLVALLGRTAAAVASMDDLVDWAAGNGVVLERGADGWDLVAESLEPVAA; this is encoded by the coding sequence CTGACCGGACTGACCGTCCTCCTCCCGCCTTCGGAGACGAAGCGGGAGGGCGGGGACCGGACCCGCACGCTCGACCTGCGTGCGTTGTCCTTCCCGGAACTGATCGGCGAGCGGGCCGCGGTGATCACCGCGGCCCGCTCCGTCAGTTCCGAGGAGTCCTCTGCCCGGACGGCGTTGAAGCTCGGCCCGAAGTCCGTCGGGGAGCGCTTGCGCAACCTCGAGCTCGAGACCTCCGGGACGATGCCGGCGATCGAGCGCTACACCGGTGTGCTCTACGACCCGCTCGGGGCCGTCGACGCAGCCGAGGCCACTCGGAACTGGTGGGCGGAGCACGTGGTCGTCCAGTCCGCGATGTTCGGCCCGATCGGTGCAGGTGACCGGATCCCCGCGTACCGGTTGTCGCACGACTCGCGCCTGGGCGCGCTCCGGCTGGCCACGCACTGGCCCGCCGCCTCGAGCCGTGCACTCGTGCAGCGTGGTGACGGTCTCGTGCTCGACCTCCGGTCGGAGGGCTACCGCAAGCTCGGTCCGGTCCCGGGCGCCGTCGCACCCCGCGTCGTGAGCGTCGACGGGACGCGTCGGCGTCGGGCGCTCAACCACTGGAACAAGACCGCGAAGGGCCGTCTCGTCGCGTTGCTCGGACGCACCGCCGCTGCGGTCGCGTCGATGGACGACCTGGTCGACTGGGCTGCCGGCAACGGGGTCGTCCTCGAGCGCGGCGCCGACGGGTGGGACCTGGTCGCCGAGAGCCTGGAGCCCGTCGCCGCCTGA
- a CDS encoding F0F1 ATP synthase subunit epsilon — MAGLSVSVVSADREVWSGDTTMVVARTTEGQIGILAGHEPMLAILAQGQVRITRADGSTVTVDAEDGFLSVEHDTVTIVARQAALAS; from the coding sequence ATGGCGGGTCTCAGCGTGAGCGTCGTCTCGGCCGACCGCGAGGTCTGGTCGGGCGACACCACCATGGTCGTCGCACGGACGACAGAGGGTCAGATCGGCATCCTCGCCGGGCACGAGCCGATGCTCGCGATCCTGGCGCAGGGTCAGGTCCGCATCACGCGGGCCGACGGGTCGACCGTCACGGTCGACGCCGAGGACGGCTTCCTGTCGGTCGAGCACGACACGGTGACGATCGTCGCGCGGCAGGCCGCGCTGGCGTCCTGA